AGCATACACACAGATGTGGATGTCAGTCTCAAAattgatttatatatatttaaattaaacaaaatataggCCTGTAATATTTTACATCGACAGTGTGAACCACCTCTCTGATGACAGCACGTCGTTTTGTTTCTAAGAAAGTAACTCAACATGACGTGTTTATAAATACCACACAGCACCATCTCTATCACAGGTGACAACTTTTGCCTCTCTGTAGGATACCTATTAAGACAACGAGAAAGAAATCGACCGGGCATCTCGCGCAGTGAAGTTGTGGTGTATTTAACGCGTGCGCACACACGGTCCGTAGTGGAGAGAATTGTGAATGGGGGGAGTATTTTGGGTGTACAGTCATAAGTCGGACTCCGAGGAGCCAGGAAGTAACTGTGAGCCATGCAGCTCATACGACGGATAAAGTAGCGCGAGCGAGCGTCTGTTGTCAGCAGTCGGAGATCACACGCGCGAGAGTGAGGAAGAACAACAAGCCAACTGCAAATTACTGCCAAATCCAGTGCAGTACAGATCACAGACCTCACAAGAGGTGAAATTCGAAGAAGGTTTTATTCTTTTAAAGAGCACGAAGCTCACTGCAACACGCTCCATcattagaagaagaaaaaagacgGAAGGAAATAAGAGCGGGACTGGCGAGTTTCAAGGCAACGCTTCACTCTCTTTGCAAGTTTAGACAAATACAATAAACAAAATTGATCAAAACGCGTTCAAGATGCCTCGGGTGGTCCCGGATCAGAGGAGCAAGTTCGAGAACGAGGAGTTCTTCAGGAAACTCAGTCGTGAATGCGAGGTGAGCGCGATTCATCCGAGACATTTGATAAAGTGGCGGAAACAAAGTTGCACCTCTTGTGTGACATAAAAACAAGCGTGTCTTCGCCTCTTGCTCTGTGTAGCGACCGCTAATGCTCGCTGCTGAGAAAAGTTTGAACATTCTGTTCACTGCAGTAAGGCTGCAAAATGACTTTTTATGTAGACTATCGctagaaagaaaaagaaaggtgTACCTAGCGTAATACCCGAAAGACGCACCTTTGCACATCACCTTTTATAATCATTAGGTTTGTTTATTTCTAatgcaaattatatatatatatatatatatatatatatatatatatatatatatatatatatatatatatatatatatatatatatatacatatatacatatatacatatatatatatatatatatatatatatatatatatatatacctgcaGGCACATGTGCgaattttgttcttttttcaaCATTTTCTTATAGCCTGCAAATATGTTCATTATTTGGGCATCATTTCAACAAATTTGTTCACCCCATGCCACACGTACCATGTAAAATCCAACCCACTAAAGCAAACGCCGATTCAAAGTGGAATCAAAGTCAAATCCTGCAATAATAAGTGTATTAGGCTACTTTAAATAAGGAAACTCACgtttaaacataaaataagCATAAAGGGTTGCAATTATTGTGGCAAGTTAAATAGAGGGAGATTAAATAATGatgcttttttttacagtgtactcttGATGAAGATCTTTAATAATAAGACTCTTTCTTTTGTTATTCTTTCATCCCTGTTTCCAGATTAAATACACCGGTTTCCGCGATCGGCCGCACGAGGAGAGGCAGGCGCGCTTCCAGAACGCGTGCCGTGACGGCCGCTCAGAGATAGTGAGTACACGCACCGGTCAATTACTAACTGACCCCGGCATCATTGCTGGCAAATAAATATTTCAACACATAGCGTGATTAGGGATATGGAACTGTCACGTCATCACCAAAAACTATGTTCAAAATACTTCCTCATAGCCTATGTCAGCGCTAAACACTGCAGAGAACATTTATGATCCATATCCTGTTAAACTGACCTATCGTTAAAGATGTTGTATGTAATTCACTTAATTATTAGATCTACAAATAATTAAAGAATGCTGTAACAGAGTGCCTCTCGGCTTGGTTTAATTACCATCAGAAGCGCGTCTCGCGGGTGCAGATGAACTCGGACGTGTCTGATTTGCAGTCTCTTTAAAATACCTTGAGACTGCATGCAATTATTTACATAGAACAtccctgttttattttttatttatgttacaaatgtattttatttcgtTGTATTTAGAGATATTTGCAGTTTTGCTCTAGATTTGCTTTGTGTCAGCCTTTTCTTTGGCttgtttatctttttttatCTCATGTCTTCAAGGCTGTTTGAGATTCAGCTACCCATAATATTCTAAGAATAGAGCTGTTATGATAATTCAGATTACTTTTATTCTGTTTAGTATACAATTACAGAGTAGATAGAGTCCATTGCCACTTTTTGATTTAATTCGAATTTAATCATAAACATCAATTTACATAACCTTATACTTGATATAGTTTACTGAGGAGTAACGTTACTGACATTTCTAATataaaatggaaataaataaggtcccactttatattaggtgccCTTAACTGTACATGCATCAAAACAATAAGCACAATGtattattgtgttcatattgtattgcagtACACATTTGCTGAtgttgaggtgggatacgggtaaagttagggataggtgtggtggtgtggtaaGTAAAATTAATCAccgatgtaattacatgcaggtagttaaaaaaatgtaagtacaatgtaaaaacatgtatgtacacaataagtgcattgtatcaaattattaatgtaaattttagtgcatagtagttaaggtcacctaatataaagtgggtccattaATAGTTTTGTTTTCTCACTGCTGTCTAGTGTTGTGACGTGCATATGGTGCACTTTAGTTCTTTAATCAGTGAGATGTGGTCATGTTTGGCCTTATTTGCCCCTAACATCAACAGTAGATTGAATGCTGAGGTTCCCAGGCAAACAGGTCTATTACAAAAGCTACAGAGAGTAACTTTCCTCACCTCTTTAAGTCTTTGTATGCCCATTGCGATGATGCTGAGTGTTgattaatataatttacaatGATCCCCCGGGTTGCACAGACAAGACTTAAGcctagactaaaatgcatgtttgaggtGCTCttactgaaagcaacttgcactgacatatctcaaaatacagttttgtctcaagatgcaacccagtaatgttttttctaaggcacatttataaaaactTCTAAATCCTGGCATAATCTAAACCCCGTCTGTGAACAATATTTTTGAGCATATGAGTGCAGTGAATCATATGTTTGatcttaatatatttttgtagatTTATAATTAAAATGCAAGACAATTCTGCGAGACAGTTTAGTATAAAATCCAGTTTTTTGTTGCTCGTGTTCCTTGAGAACGTTATTGAATTATTGTACCGTAATTCAAAACCTTTACTGCTATTAATGTAAGTGAGGGGCtgcatttaaaacaattattgaTTTTGTCCTCCTCCTCGTCTCTGTTATCTCTCTGTCACTCATTCACTCCTGCATTCTGTCTTCTCTCAAACTCAGTTTGGTGCAGCCCAGTTTGCCAGCAACGAGCGTTGGTAAAATAGAATCAGATGTGTGTAACTCAATACCTCAAATAGAGAAAATGATGACttggttttttttctttcacccTTCATCCCCTCCTCCCTTTTTTTTCCTGATGTTTTGAGCGCTGGCCTTGGCTCCAGGcattctcctctcctctctgatGTGAAAACAGAAATGACGGGCTGCATAATTTATGCTCGGGCCTGGCTTTCTTATCCTGTTTGTATTGATTTCCCTCTAAAAGGCTTTTGTGGCGACCGGCACCAACCTCTCGCTGCAGTTCTTCCCAGCCAACCTTCATGGCGATCAGCGGCAGGCGCCCACCCGAGAATATGTGGACTTCGAGCGGGAGACGGGAAAGGTAGTCTTGACACTTTTTCAAGTATTTGCAATTATTCCCCCTACCCAGCCCACCAACCCAATTTCAAACATTACTCTCATctcctacttaaaaaaaaatcagatcatAAACATGTTCACACTCTCATTCAAATGTGTAAAGGCGTGTTGTGTGATAGTAGTAACATGCAAAACTTGTAGTCAGTTTTAAAAAAGGCCACATGCATGATATATGAAATCTGAGGAATGATTGAAGAAGTCATTGCTTTTCCTTCCTTTACACACAGCAGAGGAAGTGTGTCGCTTTTTCAAACCAGACGTATCCATGGTTTAGATGGGCAAAAGCCTTGATTTTCCATAATTATACGTTTCTCTCTCGCACATCTCAAGGAAAAATGAACCCTTGAAATATTACCCTGCAGACAGCAAGAAAAACACTCCCTCTTGAATGAAACATGGCACGGGTTTCCATTTTATGTTTAAACTTTCAATTTTATTTCTGTAGCAGTATTATTTCAGACACGCTCATCggttttagatttttgaatgggtctttcaACAACTCCCTCTTGTTTCTCTGGATTTAAGGAATGCATAGCCTCCCTAAACCCATaagaatgtaaaataaaaccataCTGCACAGCACCGTCTTCAATCCGTTTATAACCACTATTAAACTCCGtatttatttctgttatttCAGTCAAGGCTGTCCATGCCTATCACAGGCCTATAACCATAAGTTCTACCCCATGTAAGATCACTTTTAAAAAGTCCATTCATTTAACACATACagtctgaaatgctgaaatgacattaaagggacagttcaccgaaaaataaaatgtactttgttctaaacctgtatgacttacttttttttgtcaatgagAGAGAATGtcaaggtgagtaaatgatcgatttttggtgaactatccgttTAAGCTGCTCCATGTTCCTTTAATCTTGCTCAGCGTACAGTAAATCAGATTCTCAGGTAGATTTCTCTCTCATTGTATTGCTTGTGATACTTAATACTGTAAAGAAAGGGAAATACGTAATTGACACCGTCAGTCACTCTGTCAGCCGCGCTGTCCGCAGATGCAGCGATCACTTTCTTAGTGTGTCTGTCACACTTACCAAATGCGATACAAATTTAATTCAAGCcttctatccctttaaagagtcTGGTGTTGAGATGTTTACAGTTCATAAAGGCTGATTAGCAAGTATGCCGTCGGCACAACAGCTTTATGGATGGTCGCACAAGACCAATTAAAGGAAATGCTTGAGCCGGATTAAATAGCATTTTGCCATAGGTTCTTTTAAGGTCACCCCTGAGGCCTTTCCCTTCAAGCCTTTATGTAGAAGAACGTTAGTGCGAGACATTAGAGAGGCACTTACTggctttgtttgtgtttttaccACAAGCCCCTTGCAAAGCTGCTGGTGTTTCTTGCGCTGTGTTGGACGAGGAAGCCTCTCTTCACGGACACTGCCTCACTGAGATGCGCtcattaaaaatgcatctgtaaGAAATCAATGGACCTTTTGGCCCCGAGGCTGACGGACTAATCTTTGgctgttaattatttaaaaaggcGTGAAGGGTGTGTGCGTCGATCCCCGTGCTGACGGGCAGCCGAGCATGCGTGTTCCTGAGCCGGGGCTCACTGGTAATCCTATCCACCTGTCTGTCACCTCTGCCAGAACTCAGATCCATGCAGCTTTAATGAGCCTCACACCGTCTGCCTTCAAAATACAGCCCACGCTATGCATACCCCTACACTGCTAGTTACCTACCcgacacacaaactcacagcgCTGCATGTTAGATTGTCACGGCTACCTGTTTTGTTCTATTCACATGCTTTCGAATTGCAATGTCTCGCAATATTTACTTACTCTGTTTGAGTTGGAAGGCATGTTAAATAGGTCATTTTAATGCTTTGGCCATTTGGTTTTGTTTACAAAATAAAGTACTGTGCTGGTAACTTGGTATTTTGATGGTATCAGATGGTGATTACCAAATTCATATATTATGGTATTTACGTGGAATGCTAAGGGagttttacttttgtttttagGTTTAACTGGTTACACTTCATCTTatggtgtcattgttacagtgtaactatatatttaagtactgtttaataataattaacaacatgtgcttactatagggttagggtggGAGAAggatttggttgagggttattagcatgtaattatttataatttacagttattactatggtaagtacgttacatatgtaacaaggacactgtaaaataaagtgttacccacttGTTACAAGTGAGAAATCCGACTATAGTAGTCGCTATACATGTATTTACTATAGTTACATGTATTTACTAGACTATAACTATAATGCATAAATACCTGCAACTAACCCTACAACAAACCTAATTCTAACCATAACCCTATAATAAGTAcacataattaattaatattactcagttgGCCAAAAACCATAGTAGTACCATAGTAATTAGTAAGCAGTTTGtactaaaaaaaagattttaagctGTCTTTGTTACTCAATACTTGATGTataaatacaatgtaaaaaaagacACCTTAAAATCTTTTCAGTACATATTACCGCTTACAAAAAACTACTATGGTACTACTATGGTTTTTCACCATGTACCATGGTGCTCTTAGAAAATACCCTTTAGTACAAATGCTGTTGTACATTCATTTTTGTACAATGGTATATTTTGAAATACCATAGTATTAGCATACGATTTCATccctatttatatatttatttgtttaagtcAGTCTAAATTTTAGTGGCATGTCCAAAACCACAGTAATACCATTTTTTGCACAGTAAATACCAGTTGTATATATATGTCAGACTTTAAAAGTGAGTGAATCAATTTACCTACCTTCATTTAATCAATTTAGTCATTTCAGTCAGGTAGAAATTGTCTTCAAGGCAACACATTTTTTAGCCATTATTGTTGCAACAATCTGTGCAATTTATCCCCTTATCTGGGTATATCTTGTGCATCCTATTGTTTTAAATCACATTTAGAAGTTGATGAAAAAAGCTTGAAAAAACAATGTCCTTAACAAGTGCTCTTGACAGATTTATATCCATGTAACACATTTGAGAGTTGGAGTTTCCTTTCTCTTTTGTTTGGAAGGAAATCCTGAATGGACAAACTTTGCTGATAAGGTCTATCCTCCCTTCCTTTCTTACTCTGTTCCTCCTTTTCTTATACATGCCCTCTGTCTTCCTTTCATCCTTTAattttctctcttcttctttttctcatctacacacacactcacacacacggtGAACGTCTGACATGGTGAATTCCCTGTAGAGCGGCGAGTGTCAGACCGGGAGAGTTCATGCGTGCGCCCCAGCCTCTGCTCCTAATTAAACTGATTGTTAACCTTTTCTACAAACAGATCCCTCTTAAGAGCTATGGTTTTAATAGACTACAGCTAAAATATTACCCTAACCGGAAAGCGTTCAGACTCTCAGTTGATCCTAACATGCAAAATCATGTGAGATATGTGCTGCCTGTCATCAGGAATGTGTGATCGCTGTCTGACTATTGGCTGAGGTGTCCTTTCAAGACTGCCGATTGGTTTATTTCACACGCCATAAATCAGTCATCAACGTCTCATTTGTTACACACAATGCCATGTGCTGTGTTTTGCTGCCAGACTCCCAAACTGTAAAAGTAATTTAGAGATAAAAGCAGAGTTGTAAAGAAAAACTGAGGCACGAGCACCTTAAATATATGACTTCACAAGCAGCCGCCTGATGATATACCcgataaa
The nucleotide sequence above comes from Pseudorasbora parva isolate DD20220531a chromosome 16, ASM2467924v1, whole genome shotgun sequence. Encoded proteins:
- the cbfb gene encoding core-binding factor subunit beta isoform X4, producing the protein MPRVVPDQRSKFENEEFFRKLSRECEIKYTGFRDRPHEERQARFQNACRDGRSEIAFVATGTNLSLQFFPANLHGDQRQAPTREYVDFERETGKVYLKAPMILNGVCVIWRGWIDLQRLDGMGCLEYDDERAQHEDALAQAAFEEARRRTRDFEDRDRSHREDLEATAGPQPWLQHGQH
- the cbfb gene encoding core-binding factor subunit beta isoform X1 is translated as MPRVVPDQRSKFENEEFFRKLSRECEIKYTGFRDRPHEERQARFQNACRDGRSEIAFVATGTNLSLQFFPANLHGDQRQAPTREYVDFERETGKVYLKAPMILNGVCVIWRGWIDLQRLDGMGCLEYDDERAQHEDALAQAAFEEARRRTRDFEDRDRSHREDLEQMPMAQLSHLITQEDPVASKIWD
- the cbfb gene encoding core-binding factor subunit beta isoform X2; amino-acid sequence: MPRVVPDQRSKFENEEFFRKLSRECEIKYTGFRDRPHEERQARFQNACRDGRSEIAFVATGTNLSLQFFPANLHGDQRQAPTREYVDFERETGKVYLKAPMILNGVCVIWRGWIDLQRLDGMGCLEYDDERAQHEDALAQAAFEEARRRTRDFEDRDRSHREDLEPRRQQDPSPGSNMGNTDDHKMR
- the cbfb gene encoding core-binding factor subunit beta isoform X3; protein product: MPRVVPDQRSKFENEEFFRKLSRECEIKYTGFRDRPHEERQARFQNACRDGRSEIAFVATGTNLSLQFFPANLHGDQRQAPTREYVDFERETGKVYLKAPMILNGVCVIWRGWIDLQRLDGMGCLEYDDERAQHEDALAQAAFEEARRRTRDFEDRDRSHREDLEMPMAQLSHLITQEDPVASKIWD
- the cbfb gene encoding core-binding factor subunit beta isoform X5 gives rise to the protein MPRVVPDQRSKFENEEFFRKLSRECEIKYTGFRDRPHEERQARFQNACRDGRSEIAFVATGTNLSLQFFPANLHGDQRQAPTREYVDFERETGKVYLKAPMILNGVCVIWRGWIDLQRLDGMGCLEYDDERAQHEDALAQAAFEEARRRTRDFEDRDRSHREDLEDPVASKIWD